A stretch of the Candidatus Nanopelagicales bacterium genome encodes the following:
- a CDS encoding patatin-like phospholipase family protein encodes MSLIDLANSLPKPVAFVLGGGATYGAVQVGHLRALALTDIEADLVVGTSVGCLNAAAYAEDAHAAPARLTELWSTITHNEVFGTTLGMAVNFVSRKASASPNVGLRAVIHRAITARKFSDLALPLTAVATDFDTGEVVAMSEGDLVSALMASSAIPAVFPHVRRDGRNLVDGVLVANVPIAVAAARGAETIVVLDCGFTVVAPRRDDTYTGTLIRSAAIVAAQQVRRDLEKVPEKTVLYLPGPWPIGSRPDDFGCSAELAAASYDLALEWLSALRIDGPGHYGEPPSEFLKKRAAANGAQGA; translated from the coding sequence ATGTCCCTCATCGATCTCGCAAACTCGCTTCCGAAGCCCGTCGCTTTCGTGCTCGGAGGTGGCGCCACCTACGGTGCCGTGCAAGTCGGCCACCTGCGGGCATTGGCACTGACCGACATCGAGGCCGACCTCGTCGTGGGTACATCGGTTGGATGCCTGAACGCGGCCGCGTACGCCGAGGACGCGCATGCCGCCCCCGCGCGGCTCACGGAGCTGTGGTCGACGATCACGCACAACGAGGTATTCGGGACGACCCTCGGAATGGCGGTCAACTTCGTCTCGCGCAAGGCGTCCGCGAGCCCCAACGTCGGGCTGCGCGCGGTGATCCACAGGGCGATCACCGCTCGGAAGTTCTCCGACCTAGCCCTCCCGCTCACTGCTGTAGCCACTGACTTCGACACCGGAGAGGTCGTCGCGATGAGTGAGGGCGACCTCGTCTCCGCGCTCATGGCGAGTTCGGCGATCCCGGCGGTCTTCCCGCACGTCCGGCGCGACGGCCGGAACCTAGTTGACGGCGTTCTGGTCGCGAACGTACCGATCGCTGTGGCGGCGGCTAGGGGCGCGGAGACCATCGTTGTCCTGGATTGCGGCTTCACCGTCGTCGCACCCAGGCGTGATGACACGTACACAGGGACGCTGATCCGCTCGGCGGCGATTGTGGCTGCACAGCAGGTTCGCAGGGATTTGGAGAAGGTGCCGGAAAAGACCGTGCTTTACCTCCCAGGGCCGTGGCCAATCGGTTCCCGCCCGGACGACTTCGGCTGCAGCGCGGAACTTGCGGCAGCTTCCTACGACCTCGCTCTAGAGTGGCTCAGTGCGCTGCGGATCGACGGGCCGGGCCACTACGGCGAGCCGCCGTCCGAATTCCTGAAGAAGCGCGCCGCCGCGAACGGGGCACAAGGCGCCTAG